A window of Amycolatopsis australiensis contains these coding sequences:
- a CDS encoding methylated-DNA--[protein]-cysteine S-methyltransferase, giving the protein MRSHTIVDSPCGPLTLVAEGAALCGLYMHEQRHRPAEPTFGSRGAGEVFEAAEAQLAEYFAGRRREFDLPLAFRGTPFQRSVWAALLDIPYGETASYGELARLLGNPAASRAVGLANGKNPISIIVPCHRVVGSTGALTGYGGGLERKRYLLDFERGAAADPSSWEPASTAV; this is encoded by the coding sequence ATGCGTTCCCACACCATCGTGGACAGTCCCTGCGGACCGCTGACGCTCGTGGCCGAGGGTGCCGCGCTGTGCGGGCTGTACATGCACGAGCAGCGCCACCGGCCCGCCGAGCCGACGTTCGGCTCGCGCGGCGCCGGTGAGGTCTTCGAGGCCGCCGAGGCACAGCTGGCGGAGTACTTCGCCGGGCGGCGACGCGAGTTCGACCTCCCGCTGGCCTTCCGCGGCACGCCGTTCCAGCGGTCGGTGTGGGCAGCGCTGCTCGACATCCCGTACGGCGAAACCGCGTCCTACGGCGAACTCGCGCGGCTGCTCGGCAACCCGGCGGCGTCCCGCGCGGTCGGGCTGGCCAACGGCAAGAACCCGATCTCGATCATCGTCCCGTGCCACCGGGTGGTCGGCTCGACCGGCGCGCTGACCGGCTACGGCGGCGGGCTGGAACGCAAGCGGTACCTGCTCGACTTCGAGCGCGGCGCGGCCGCTGATCCCAGCAGCTGGGAGCCGGCGTCCACGGCCGTGTGA
- a CDS encoding phosphoribosyl-ATP diphosphatase has product MKTFDELFAELAERARTRPDGSGTVAALDAGVHAQGKKVLEEAGEVWIAAEHESDERLAEEISQLLYRVQVLMLGRGLSTEDVYRYL; this is encoded by the coding sequence GTGAAGACCTTCGATGAGCTGTTCGCGGAGCTTGCCGAGCGCGCGCGTACCCGTCCCGACGGGTCCGGCACCGTCGCCGCCCTCGACGCCGGGGTGCACGCCCAGGGCAAGAAGGTGCTCGAGGAAGCCGGTGAGGTGTGGATCGCCGCCGAGCACGAATCCGACGAGCGCCTCGCCGAGGAGATCTCCCAGCTGCTGTACCGGGTGCAGGTGCTGATGCTCGGCCGCGGGCTGTCGACCGAGGACGTCTACCGCTACCTGTGA
- the hisG gene encoding ATP phosphoribosyltransferase, protein MLRVAVPNKGALAAAATEMLGEAGYRKRHEQRDLTVLDPVNEVEFFFLRPKDIAIYVGSGELDLGITGRDLALDSGAPVEEIQALGFGGSTFRYAAPAGKDWKPADLHGKRLATSYPRLVRDDLARHGVEAEVIRLDGAVEISIQLGVADAIADVVESGRSLRQHNLVAFGDPICVSEAVLLQRRGTPESRAKSQLAARLRGVVFAQQYMMLDYDCPRTLLERAMAITPGLESPTVAPLADDEWVAVRAMVPRKEVNRIMDELAEVGAKAILASDIRSCRL, encoded by the coding sequence ATGCTGCGTGTTGCCGTGCCGAACAAGGGAGCCCTCGCCGCCGCGGCGACGGAGATGCTCGGCGAAGCGGGCTACCGCAAGCGGCATGAGCAGCGCGACCTGACCGTGCTCGACCCGGTCAACGAGGTCGAGTTCTTCTTCCTGCGGCCCAAGGACATCGCGATCTACGTCGGCTCCGGCGAGCTGGACCTCGGCATCACCGGCCGCGACCTCGCGCTCGACTCCGGCGCCCCGGTGGAGGAGATCCAGGCGCTCGGCTTCGGCGGCTCGACGTTCCGCTACGCGGCCCCGGCGGGCAAGGACTGGAAGCCGGCGGACCTGCACGGCAAGCGCCTGGCGACGTCGTACCCGCGGCTGGTCCGCGACGACCTCGCCCGCCACGGCGTCGAAGCCGAGGTGATCCGGCTCGACGGCGCGGTGGAGATCTCGATCCAGCTGGGGGTCGCGGACGCGATCGCCGACGTCGTCGAGTCCGGCCGGTCGCTGCGCCAGCACAACCTGGTCGCGTTCGGCGACCCGATCTGCGTGTCCGAAGCGGTGTTGCTGCAGCGTCGCGGGACGCCCGAGAGCCGGGCGAAGTCGCAGCTGGCCGCGCGCCTGCGCGGGGTGGTGTTCGCGCAGCAGTACATGATGCTGGACTACGACTGCCCGCGGACGCTGCTGGAGCGGGCGATGGCGATCACGCCCGGCCTGGAGTCCCCGACGGTGGCGCCGCTGGCCGACGACGAGTGGGTGGCCGTGCGGGCGATGGTGCCGCGCAAGGAAGTCAACCGGATCATGGACGAGCTGGCCGAGGTGGGCGCGAAGGCGATCCTGGCCTCGGACATCCGTTCCTGCCGCCTCTGA
- a CDS encoding ParA family protein: MQITSVVNQKGGVGKTSLSVGAAAALAERGRRVLLVDLDPQGHATTEMLGLSEVAADQPSLAKALAKTWKGPIEELVVPHPRSNLGRGGALDVVPTSPGMFDLIRRLDSFRVPGWQLARVIQFANYDHCIIDCPPALDVLTNNALAASHGILVPVQPDKTSIRALRLLADQVRYVEQTVGRQPLSWFGLVPSLYRRPISHYAAAALQEMYEFGIPMLSHLPLGVVMNEAAAHGVPVTTYAPETLQALSFREIAATLDGYLEQNQAPAVVPADEEFVFEDFISEVAVARNVNDNGARKGLYDLLPKKPNRPR; the protein is encoded by the coding sequence ATGCAGATCACTTCGGTGGTCAACCAGAAAGGCGGGGTCGGCAAGACCTCACTGAGCGTCGGCGCCGCGGCCGCACTGGCCGAGCGGGGCCGCCGGGTGCTGCTGGTCGACCTCGACCCGCAGGGCCACGCGACGACCGAGATGCTCGGCCTGTCCGAGGTCGCCGCGGACCAGCCGAGCCTCGCGAAAGCCCTGGCCAAGACGTGGAAGGGCCCGATCGAGGAACTCGTCGTCCCGCACCCGCGCAGCAACCTCGGCCGCGGCGGCGCGCTCGACGTCGTGCCGACCTCGCCGGGGATGTTCGACCTGATCCGGCGGCTCGACTCGTTCCGCGTGCCCGGCTGGCAGCTGGCGCGGGTCATCCAGTTCGCCAACTACGACCACTGCATCATCGACTGCCCGCCGGCGCTGGACGTGCTGACGAACAACGCGCTGGCGGCGTCGCACGGCATCCTGGTGCCGGTGCAGCCCGACAAGACGAGCATCCGCGCGCTGCGGCTGCTGGCCGACCAGGTGCGCTACGTCGAGCAGACCGTCGGGCGCCAGCCGCTGTCGTGGTTCGGCCTGGTCCCGAGCCTGTACCGGCGGCCGATCTCGCACTACGCGGCCGCGGCGCTGCAGGAGATGTACGAGTTCGGCATCCCGATGCTCTCGCACCTGCCGCTGGGCGTGGTGATGAACGAGGCGGCGGCCCACGGCGTCCCGGTGACGACCTACGCGCCGGAGACGTTGCAGGCGCTGTCGTTCCGCGAAATCGCGGCGACCCTCGACGGCTACCTGGAGCAGAACCAGGCCCCGGCGGTGGTGCCTGCCGACGAGGAGTTCGTCTTCGAGGACTTCATCTCGGAGGTCGCGGTGGCCCGCAACGTCAACGACAACGGCGCCCGCAAGGGGCTCTACGACCTGCTGCCGAAGAAGCCGAACCGCCCACGCTGA
- a CDS encoding thioesterase family protein has product MADAFYVPLGGDRFSATGHTAGPWSADSQHFGPPSALLVRALEHVEPAHPAELARVTVEILGPAPVAELTVRARVERPGRSVELLQAELAAAGRVVARASAWRLATSATAEIATDGGPLLPAPDSVTESPWPEGWQSGYLDAMEWRAVRGGMDVPGPAAVWARQRVPLVDGEEPSGLQRLFTVADSGNGVSNYLDPRQWWFINSELTVHLRRPPSGEWIGLDAVTLVGRSGIGTATSILHDGDGPVATGAQALLVRPRQAGGG; this is encoded by the coding sequence ATGGCCGACGCGTTCTACGTCCCGCTCGGCGGCGACCGCTTCTCCGCGACCGGGCACACGGCCGGCCCGTGGTCCGCCGACTCCCAGCACTTCGGGCCGCCGTCGGCGTTGCTGGTCCGCGCCCTCGAACACGTCGAACCCGCCCACCCGGCCGAGCTGGCACGGGTGACGGTCGAGATCCTCGGCCCGGCACCGGTCGCCGAGCTCACCGTGCGGGCCCGCGTCGAGCGGCCGGGCCGGTCGGTCGAGCTGCTGCAGGCCGAGCTGGCCGCCGCCGGCCGCGTCGTGGCGCGGGCGTCGGCGTGGCGGCTCGCGACGTCCGCCACGGCCGAGATCGCCACCGACGGCGGCCCGCTGCTGCCTGCCCCGGACAGCGTCACGGAGTCGCCGTGGCCCGAGGGCTGGCAGAGCGGCTACCTCGACGCGATGGAGTGGCGCGCGGTGCGCGGCGGGATGGACGTGCCCGGCCCGGCCGCCGTCTGGGCCCGCCAGCGGGTGCCCCTGGTCGACGGCGAGGAGCCGAGCGGGCTGCAGCGGCTGTTCACCGTCGCCGACTCCGGCAACGGCGTGTCGAACTACCTCGACCCGCGGCAGTGGTGGTTCATCAACTCCGAGCTGACCGTGCACCTGCGGCGGCCGCCGTCGGGCGAGTGGATCGGCCTCGACGCGGTCACGCTGGTGGGGCGGTCCGGGATCGGCACGGCGACCAGCATCCTGCACGACGGCGACGGCCCGGTGGCCACCGGCGCGCAGGCCCTGCTGGTGCGCCCGCGACAGGCCGGAGGCGGATAG
- a CDS encoding RecB family exonuclease, producing MPDADTVTTGPLTESAVATQVRRRPALSPSRASDFKQCPLLYRFRAVDRLPEVPTKAQLRGTLVHSVLERLFALPAAERVPPRARELLGPAWTDLSADRPEWTGLFDGERPEDHAEWLRSAEKLLDAYFELEDPRRLEPEACELHVEIELGSGVLLRGYIDRLDVAPTGEIRVVDYKTGAAPREIGEAKAMFQMKFYAVVLWRLRGIVPRQLKLMYLTDGQSLAYTPDEAELIRFERTLEAIWQAILKAGRTGDFRANPSKLCNWCDHQAHCPEYGGTPPEYPGWPEPDAGDETPLDRAD from the coding sequence ATGCCCGACGCCGACACCGTCACCACCGGCCCGCTCACCGAGTCCGCCGTCGCCACGCAGGTGCGGCGGCGGCCCGCGTTGTCGCCGTCACGGGCCAGCGACTTCAAGCAGTGCCCGCTGCTCTACCGGTTCCGCGCGGTCGACCGGCTGCCCGAGGTGCCGACGAAGGCGCAGCTGCGCGGCACGCTCGTCCACTCGGTGCTGGAGCGGCTCTTCGCGCTGCCGGCCGCCGAGCGCGTGCCGCCGCGGGCGCGGGAACTGCTCGGCCCGGCGTGGACGGACCTGTCCGCGGACCGTCCGGAGTGGACCGGGCTGTTCGACGGCGAACGGCCCGAGGACCACGCGGAATGGCTCCGGTCGGCGGAAAAGCTGCTCGACGCCTACTTCGAGCTGGAGGACCCGCGGCGGCTCGAACCGGAGGCCTGCGAGCTGCACGTCGAGATCGAGCTCGGCTCCGGCGTGCTGCTGCGTGGCTACATCGACCGGCTCGACGTCGCGCCGACCGGCGAGATCCGGGTCGTCGACTACAAGACCGGCGCCGCGCCCCGCGAAATCGGCGAGGCGAAGGCGATGTTCCAGATGAAGTTCTACGCCGTGGTGCTGTGGCGGCTGCGCGGGATCGTCCCGCGCCAGCTGAAGCTGATGTACCTCACCGACGGCCAGTCGCTGGCCTACACCCCGGACGAAGCCGAGCTGATCCGGTTCGAGCGCACGCTGGAAGCCATCTGGCAGGCCATCCTCAAGGCGGGCAGGACCGGCGACTTCCGCGCCAACCCGAGCAAGCTCTGCAACTGGTGCGACCACCAGGCGCACTGCCCCGAGTACGGCGGGACCCCACCCGAATACCCCGGCTGGCCGGAGCCCGACGCGGGTGACGAGACGCCCCTGGACCGGGCCGACTGA
- a CDS encoding site-2 protease family protein — translation MAATSEQGTGGTRQAVRSDGGLVLFRVAGVPVLLAPSWWVGSLIVVVLYAPLVGRLLPDASTLTSWLLAAAFALLLGLSVLAHELGHCLAALRLGIPVRRLRLFLLGGLSEVARTPKRPVHEGLVAAAGPAVSLLLGGFCGLLMFAVPPDGAVWMLVAECAVANLAVAVFNLLPGLPLDGGRLVRAGVWAVTGARAKGTRAAVAGGAVVAAGLLVWALWGLATGSPDRWLRLGVCVVTAWFVILGARSELAAEARRTWPEGLDLGELVRPVLQLPAESPVSDALAASAGRGVVLVRADGVAAGLLDTGAAERLAGTSPHAPAELAAEPIRAETVLLASEPGEDVVERVRETPAWQFLVVDDEGRPAGVLRRDDLRAALNRRTR, via the coding sequence ATGGCCGCGACCAGTGAGCAGGGCACCGGCGGCACCCGGCAGGCCGTCCGCTCGGACGGCGGCCTCGTGCTGTTCCGCGTCGCCGGCGTGCCGGTGCTGCTCGCGCCGTCGTGGTGGGTCGGCTCGCTGATCGTCGTCGTGCTCTACGCGCCGCTGGTCGGGCGGCTGCTCCCGGACGCGTCGACACTGACGTCGTGGCTGCTCGCGGCCGCGTTCGCGCTGCTGCTGGGGCTTTCGGTGCTCGCCCACGAGCTGGGGCACTGCCTGGCCGCGCTGCGGCTGGGGATCCCGGTGCGGCGGCTGCGCCTGTTCCTGCTCGGCGGCCTGTCCGAAGTGGCCCGCACGCCGAAGCGGCCCGTCCACGAAGGGCTCGTCGCCGCGGCGGGCCCGGCGGTGTCGCTGCTGCTGGGCGGGTTCTGCGGCCTGCTGATGTTCGCCGTCCCGCCGGACGGCGCGGTCTGGATGCTGGTCGCCGAGTGCGCGGTCGCGAACCTCGCCGTCGCCGTGTTCAACCTGCTGCCCGGCCTGCCGCTCGACGGCGGACGGCTGGTCCGCGCCGGCGTCTGGGCGGTCACCGGGGCCCGCGCGAAAGGCACGCGCGCCGCGGTCGCCGGCGGCGCGGTCGTCGCCGCCGGGCTGCTCGTGTGGGCGTTGTGGGGCCTGGCGACCGGGAGCCCGGACCGCTGGCTGCGGCTGGGTGTGTGCGTCGTCACAGCCTGGTTCGTGATCCTCGGCGCGCGGTCGGAGCTGGCCGCGGAAGCTCGCCGGACCTGGCCGGAAGGTCTGGACCTCGGTGAGCTGGTGCGGCCGGTGCTGCAGCTGCCCGCCGAGAGCCCGGTTTCGGACGCGCTGGCCGCGTCGGCGGGCCGGGGCGTGGTGCTGGTCCGCGCCGACGGCGTCGCGGCCGGCCTGCTCGACACGGGCGCGGCCGAGCGGCTGGCCGGCACGTCGCCGCACGCGCCGGCCGAACTGGCCGCCGAGCCGATCCGCGCCGAGACCGTGCTGCTGGCGTCGGAACCGGGGGAGGACGTCGTCGAGCGCGTCCGCGAAACCCCGGCGTGGCAGTTCCTCGTCGTCGACGACGAGGGCCGCCCGGCGGGCGTGCTGCGCCGGGACGACCTGCGGGCCGCGCTGAACCGCCGTACCCGCTGA
- a CDS encoding tRNA (adenine-N1)-methyltransferase, whose translation MSVSGPFRAGDRVQLTDSKGRHYTLTLADGGEYHTHRGALAHDDLIGRPEGSVVTSAGGSTYLALRPLLPDYVLSMPRGAQVIYPKDAAQIVMWGDIFPGARVLEAGAGSGALTCSLLRAVGPAGHVHSYEIREDHAEHAERNVEKFFGGKPANWSLTVADLASHEGEVDRVVLDMLAPWDQLPNVAACLVPGGVLTVYVATVTQLSRVTESLREQQCWTEPESWETLMRPWHVVGLAVRPDHRMVAHTAFLLTARRLADGTVSPRVSRRPSKG comes from the coding sequence TTGTCGGTCAGCGGACCGTTTCGCGCGGGTGATCGGGTGCAGTTGACCGACTCGAAGGGACGGCACTACACCCTGACGCTCGCCGACGGCGGGGAGTACCACACCCATCGCGGCGCGCTCGCCCACGACGACCTGATCGGCCGTCCCGAGGGGTCGGTGGTCACGTCCGCCGGCGGGTCGACCTACCTCGCGCTGCGCCCGCTGCTGCCGGACTACGTGCTGTCCATGCCCCGCGGCGCGCAGGTGATCTACCCCAAGGACGCCGCGCAGATCGTGATGTGGGGCGACATCTTCCCGGGCGCGCGGGTGCTCGAGGCGGGCGCCGGCTCGGGCGCGCTGACCTGCTCGCTGCTGCGCGCGGTCGGCCCGGCCGGGCACGTGCACTCCTACGAGATCCGCGAGGACCACGCCGAGCACGCCGAGCGCAACGTCGAGAAGTTCTTCGGCGGCAAGCCGGCGAACTGGTCGCTGACGGTCGCGGACCTGGCCTCGCACGAGGGCGAGGTCGACCGGGTCGTGCTGGACATGCTCGCGCCGTGGGACCAGCTGCCGAACGTGGCGGCCTGCCTGGTGCCGGGCGGCGTGCTGACGGTCTACGTCGCGACGGTCACCCAGCTTTCGCGCGTCACGGAGTCGCTGCGCGAGCAGCAGTGCTGGACCGAGCCCGAATCGTGGGAAACGCTGATGCGGCCGTGGCACGTCGTCGGCCTGGCGGTGCGCCCGGACCACCGGATGGTGGCGCACACGGCGTTCCTGCTGACCGCGCGCCGGCTCGCGGACGGGACCGTCTCACCCCGCGTGTCGCGGCGGCCCAGCAAAGGCTGA
- the arc gene encoding proteasome ATPase yields the protein MHHDLPGGRREEADPSATSGPGTTADEQARQIRFLEEEVALLRRKLTDSPRQNRVLEQRLAEASERVSQLTERNTKLVETLREARGQLLALREEVDRLAQPPSGYGVFVEAYEDNTVDVFTAGRKMRVSVSPAVEISSLRRGQALRLNEALTVVEGGGFERTGEVCALREVLAPDVEGGSPRALVVGHADEERVVLLSDLLAEQTLKPGDSLLVDSKAGYAYERVPKAEVEDLVLEEVPDVRYEDIGGLSRQIEQIRDAVELPFLHADLYQEYQLRPPKGVLLYGPPGCGKTLIAKAVANSLAKKVAEARGDAADGKSYFLNIKGPELLNKFVGETERHIRLIFQRAREKASEGTPVIVFFDEMDSIFRTRGSGVSSDVETTIVPQLLSEIDGVEGLENVIVIGASNREDMIDPAILRPGRLDVKIKIERPDAEGAKDIFSKYLQEGLPIHADDLAEFGGDHKATFDAMIQHTVERMYEESDENRFLEVTYANGDKEVLYFRDFNSGAMIQNIVDRAKKSAIKSVLETKQPGLRVQHLLDAIVDEFAENEDLPNTTNPDDWARISGKKGERIVYIRTLVTGKNQDSGRAIDTATNTGQYL from the coding sequence ATGCATCATGACCTTCCCGGAGGTCGGCGCGAGGAGGCCGACCCTTCAGCAACATCCGGACCTGGGACGACGGCGGACGAGCAGGCTCGGCAGATCCGTTTTCTCGAAGAGGAAGTGGCGCTGCTGCGCCGCAAACTGACCGACTCGCCACGGCAGAACCGCGTTCTCGAACAGCGGCTCGCCGAGGCCTCGGAACGGGTGAGCCAGCTCACCGAGCGGAACACCAAACTGGTCGAGACCCTGCGCGAAGCACGAGGACAGCTCCTCGCGCTCCGTGAGGAGGTCGACCGGCTGGCCCAGCCACCGTCCGGGTACGGCGTCTTCGTGGAGGCGTACGAGGACAACACGGTGGACGTCTTCACGGCCGGCCGGAAGATGCGGGTGTCCGTCTCGCCCGCGGTCGAGATCTCGTCGCTGCGGCGCGGACAGGCGCTGCGGCTCAACGAGGCGCTCACCGTCGTCGAAGGCGGTGGCTTCGAACGCACCGGCGAGGTGTGCGCGCTGCGCGAGGTGCTCGCCCCCGACGTCGAGGGCGGCAGCCCCCGCGCGCTGGTGGTCGGGCACGCGGACGAGGAGCGGGTGGTCCTGCTCTCCGACCTGCTGGCCGAGCAGACGCTCAAGCCGGGCGACTCGCTGCTGGTCGACTCCAAGGCCGGTTACGCGTACGAGCGCGTGCCGAAGGCGGAGGTCGAGGACCTGGTGCTGGAGGAGGTGCCGGACGTCCGCTACGAGGACATCGGCGGCCTGTCCCGGCAGATCGAGCAGATCCGCGACGCGGTGGAGCTGCCGTTCCTGCACGCCGACCTGTACCAGGAGTACCAGCTGCGGCCACCGAAGGGTGTCCTGCTCTACGGCCCGCCGGGCTGCGGCAAGACGCTCATCGCCAAGGCGGTGGCGAACTCGCTGGCCAAGAAGGTGGCCGAGGCCCGCGGCGACGCGGCGGACGGGAAGTCCTACTTCCTGAACATCAAGGGTCCCGAGCTGCTCAACAAGTTCGTCGGGGAGACCGAGCGGCACATCCGCCTGATCTTCCAGCGGGCGCGGGAGAAGGCCTCCGAGGGCACCCCGGTGATCGTGTTCTTCGACGAGATGGACTCGATCTTCCGGACCCGCGGGTCGGGTGTTTCCTCCGACGTCGAGACGACGATCGTGCCGCAGCTGCTGTCGGAGATCGACGGTGTCGAAGGCCTGGAGAACGTCATCGTCATCGGCGCCTCCAACCGCGAGGACATGATCGACCCGGCGATCCTGCGGCCCGGCCGGCTCGACGTCAAGATCAAGATCGAGCGTCCGGACGCCGAAGGCGCGAAGGACATCTTCTCCAAGTACCTGCAGGAAGGCCTGCCGATCCACGCCGACGACCTCGCGGAGTTCGGCGGCGACCACAAGGCCACGTTCGACGCGATGATCCAGCACACGGTCGAGCGCATGTACGAGGAGAGCGACGAGAACCGGTTCCTCGAGGTCACCTACGCCAACGGGGACAAGGAAGTCCTGTACTTCCGCGACTTCAACTCGGGCGCGATGATCCAGAACATCGTGGACCGGGCGAAGAAGTCGGCGATCAAGTCGGTGCTGGAGACCAAGCAGCCGGGTCTGCGCGTCCAGCACCTGCTCGACGCGATCGTCGACGAGTTCGCGGAGAACGAGGACCTGCCGAACACCACCAACCCGGACGACTGGGCCCGGATCTCCGGCAAGAAGGGCGAGCGGATCGTCTACATCCGCACGCTCGTCACCGGCAAGAACCAGGACTCGGGGCGGGCGATCGACACCGCCACGAACACCGGTCAGTACCTGTAG
- a CDS encoding TIGR03620 family F420-dependent LLM class oxidoreductase: MSTIEGMRLGRYGIWTFDFEDQPAAAIRDAVRELEELGWPAVWIPERDGREALTHAGFLLSVTERLTVVNGIAQIWSREPRWTRGAAVLLADAYPDRHLLGLGFGAGKPGAKPLQAMHGYLDAMDATTSANPAPRAPMRRLLAAYGPKMLELARDRSAGAHTYHVTPGHTAQAREILGDGPFLGVEHAVLFETDPARAREIAREHLHPYLTQKYNVAKFRRLGYTEADIDGGRGSDRLVDDLVFWGDLDTIAEKLRGHLDAGADHVGIQVIGLAPGTAAMPHWRRLAEALLPADG, from the coding sequence ATGAGCACGATCGAGGGCATGCGGCTGGGCCGCTACGGGATCTGGACGTTCGACTTCGAGGACCAGCCGGCGGCCGCCATCCGCGACGCGGTCCGGGAACTGGAAGAACTGGGCTGGCCGGCGGTGTGGATCCCCGAGCGCGACGGCCGGGAAGCGCTTACCCATGCCGGGTTCCTGCTGTCGGTCACCGAGCGCCTCACCGTCGTCAACGGGATCGCGCAGATCTGGTCCCGCGAGCCACGCTGGACGCGGGGCGCAGCGGTGCTGCTGGCCGACGCCTACCCGGACCGCCACCTGCTGGGCCTCGGCTTCGGCGCCGGAAAACCCGGGGCCAAGCCGCTGCAGGCGATGCACGGCTACCTGGACGCGATGGACGCCACCACGAGCGCCAATCCCGCGCCGAGGGCACCGATGCGCCGCCTGCTGGCCGCGTACGGCCCGAAGATGCTGGAACTGGCCAGGGACCGCTCGGCGGGCGCGCACACCTACCACGTGACACCCGGACACACCGCCCAGGCGCGCGAAATCCTCGGCGACGGCCCGTTCCTCGGCGTCGAGCACGCCGTGCTCTTCGAGACGGATCCGGCCAGGGCGCGCGAGATCGCCCGCGAGCACCTGCACCCGTACCTCACACAGAAGTACAACGTCGCGAAGTTCCGCCGCCTCGGCTACACGGAAGCGGACATCGACGGCGGCCGCGGCAGCGACCGCCTGGTCGACGACCTCGTGTTCTGGGGCGACCTGGACACGATCGCCGAGAAGCTGCGCGGCCACCTCGACGCGGGTGCCGACCACGTCGGCATCCAGGTGATCGGGCTCGCTCCGGGCACTGCGGCGATGCCGCACTGGCGCCGGCTCGCCGAGGCGCTGCTACCCGCCGACGGGTAG
- a CDS encoding ArsR/SmtB family transcription factor: protein MTTTRAEPQPDVEQLLDVFKALANPIRLQVLGWLREPERHFPVEEAIADPVEVGVCVSHIQAKLGLAQSTVSAYMAALQRAGLVRATRVGKWTHYKRDEARIAEFVAALGHSL from the coding sequence ATGACCACGACACGCGCGGAACCGCAGCCGGACGTCGAGCAGCTGCTCGACGTGTTCAAGGCGCTCGCGAACCCGATCCGGCTGCAGGTGCTCGGCTGGCTGCGGGAGCCGGAGCGGCACTTCCCCGTCGAGGAGGCCATCGCCGATCCGGTCGAGGTCGGGGTGTGCGTGAGTCACATCCAGGCGAAGCTCGGGCTGGCGCAGTCGACGGTGTCGGCGTACATGGCGGCGCTGCAGCGGGCCGGCCTGGTGCGCGCGACGCGCGTCGGCAAGTGGACGCACTACAAGCGTGACGAAGCGCGGATCGCCGAGTTCGTCGCCGCGCTCGGCCACTCTCTCTGA
- a CDS encoding aldo/keto reductase — protein MNRVALGLAALGRPAYINLGREGALPRTRDVGSMRAATFAVLDDAYAAGVRHVDVARSYGRSEEFLAAWLAERGHTDVEVSSKWGYAYVGDWRLDAEVHEVKEHSAARFAAQWAETLALLGDRVGLYQVHSLTVDSPLFTDEPLVEALAELSANGVAVGFSTSGPRQADAIERAFGLEVAGRPVFSAVQSTWNVLEPSAGPALTAAHAAGNRVLVKETLANGRLAVEAPAAVREIAAAHGTGPDAVAVAAVLAQEWADRAVIGPASPAQLAANLRATALELTAAERDALAVLAEEPGEYWRHRSSLAWD, from the coding sequence ATGAACCGCGTCGCGCTCGGCCTGGCCGCGCTGGGCCGCCCCGCGTACATCAACCTCGGCCGGGAGGGCGCGCTACCGCGGACACGGGACGTCGGTTCCATGCGGGCCGCGACTTTCGCCGTGCTCGACGACGCCTACGCGGCGGGCGTCCGGCACGTCGACGTCGCGCGGTCGTACGGCCGCTCGGAGGAATTCCTGGCGGCGTGGCTGGCCGAGCGCGGGCACACCGACGTGGAGGTCTCCAGCAAGTGGGGCTACGCCTACGTCGGCGACTGGCGGCTGGACGCCGAGGTGCACGAGGTGAAGGAGCACTCGGCGGCGCGGTTCGCGGCGCAGTGGGCGGAAACCCTGGCGCTGCTGGGGGACCGGGTCGGTCTGTACCAGGTGCATTCGCTCACTGTGGACAGTCCCTTGTTCACCGACGAGCCGCTGGTCGAGGCGCTGGCGGAGCTGTCGGCGAACGGCGTGGCGGTCGGGTTCTCGACGTCGGGGCCGCGGCAGGCGGACGCGATCGAGCGGGCGTTCGGGCTCGAAGTCGCCGGGCGGCCGGTGTTTTCGGCGGTGCAGTCGACGTGGAACGTGCTGGAGCCGTCCGCGGGACCGGCGCTGACCGCCGCGCACGCGGCCGGGAACCGGGTGCTGGTCAAGGAAACCCTCGCCAACGGCAGGCTCGCGGTCGAAGCGCCGGCGGCGGTGCGGGAGATCGCCGCGGCGCACGGCACGGGGCCCGACGCGGTCGCGGTGGCCGCCGTGCTGGCCCAGGAGTGGGCCGACCGGGCGGTCATCGGCCCGGCGAGCCCGGCGCAGCTGGCGGCGAACCTGCGCGCCACGGCACTGGAACTCACCGCGGCCGAACGGGACGCGCTGGCCGTGCTCGCCGAGGAACCGGGCGAGTACTGGCGACACCGGTCCTCCTTGGCGTGGGACTGA